The following is a genomic window from Desulfatibacillum aliphaticivorans DSM 15576.
GATTTGACTGGTCTGGCAGCCCATCTTGGAAGCGATGCTCTCCATAAGCTCCGGGGCTGCGCCGTCCGGGTATCTGTGCAGGTTCGTCAGTGCATGCTTCACCGCCTCCATGGCTTTGGGAGAAGGTCCATGGGGATTTTCATTGGACGCCAGCTTGATGGAATCCTTGATTCCGTATTCCCTCTCCAGTTCCTCCATGGGCTTTCCCGGAACATAAGGCGGGATGATATTGAAATATTCAGGGGCGGTGGGTTTCATATTTACCTCCAAATTACACCGTATTTTTCACCATACACATCATGGCGGGCCGAAAAAGTAAAGGGAGCAGAGTCCATAACAGATGAAAATTGCGGGATCAACAAAGAAAAGACGCGCCGCAGCTTCATCATAAAAAATCTTGAAAGCAGGGATTCAATCATCTCATGCCAAGTTTTTTCATTCTGTTATAGAGGCTTGCCCGCTTCATGCCCAATATTTCGGCCGCTCCCCCCTGCCCTGAAATTTTTCCGTTGGTTTTTTCGAGAATGTACGAAATATACCGGAGCTGGGAGTTTTCCGGCGTCCGCCTTTTGAAGCAGCCCCTTGCACATCACATCAGGCCCTAAGCCTTGATCGCCTATCAACGCCGTGGTATTGTGGCAGAATAGTCTGTTAACATGGCCTTCAATGGCATTTCTTCTATTTGCAAAGGATCTGACCTAACATGCTCGTCAATACCGGCCTGGATAATCTGCTGGAATCTCCGCCCGATTGGATCAAAGGCAAACGACTGGGGCTGCTGCTTAACCCGGCCTCCGTGGACCGGGGGCTTACCGGAGCCCAGGTCGTCATAGACAGGCGGTTTCCCGGGCAACTGACCGCCCTGTTCTCCCCCCAGCACGGATTTCACGCAGCCAAGCAGGATAACATGATCGAGTCGGATCACATGAAAGATCCCGACCTGGGCGTCCCCATATACAGCCTGTACAGCGAAACCCGCATTCCCACGGAGGAGATGTTCGACGGCATCGACGTTCTTCTCATTGACATCCAGGACGTGGGAACGCGCGTTTATACCTTCATGTATAGCATGAGCTATTGCATGGAAGTCGCCAAAAAAACAAATAAAACAACCTGTATAATGGACAGGCCCAACCCCATCGGCGGAGAGGCGGTGGAGGGGAATATCCTCCGGGGGAACTGCACATCCTTTGTGGGAAGATACCCTATTCCCATGCGCCACGGCCTGACAATGGCCGAATTGGCAAGGCTCTTTAACGATGAATTCGGCATTGGATGCGATCTGCAAGTCATCCCCATGACCGGCTGGAAGCGATCCATGTATTACGAGGAGACCACGCTCTCCTGGATTCCGCCCTCCCCTAACCTGCCCATTGTGGATTCCGCCGTGGTCTATCCCGGCCAGGTCATCCTGGAGGGAACCAACGTCTCCGAAGGACGAGGAACCACCCGGCCCTTCGAGGTTTTCGGGGCGCCTTATATCGACCCCAAAGAGGTCATGGAAGTGTTGCGTCCAAAGGGCGTTCCGGGCGCCATCCTTCGGCCCATGGCTTTTGAACCTCTTTTCAATAAATGGGCCGGAGAGCTTTGCCGGGGATTTCAGATCCACGTGACGGACAGGAGGACATTTCAACCCTATTTGACCTCGTTGCGGCTGATTTCCGCTTTGATCAAATTATACCCCGACGATTTCAAATGGAAGCAGCCGCCCTATGAATACGAATACGAACGCCTGCCCATGGACCTGATCCTGGGCGATAAGGAAATTCGGGAAGCCCTGGAAAACGGCGCATCCCCCTTTGAACTGGAAGAGGCCTGGCAAGACGAACTGGACGCCTTTATCAAGACCGCATCCAAATATCATCTTTACTAAAGTAAAAGGAAACCCATGGCGGAAACGGATGGCAAATGGGTCAGAATGGCCCTTAAAAACAGCAAGGTATGGGCCGAGTCGGACGGCAAGGGGAATTTTGTCGTCAATAACGGCAAGGTGAAAATCAAGTACAAGCTGGATCAGGAGCAGGAATACACCGCCCGGGTGGACAACCTGGCGCCCGTGGAAACCCTGATAAATAAGCCTAAAACCGCCCCCAAGGCTTCGGCTTCCAAAAAGATTCCCAAATACGTGGCCGAAGAAACGCCCGACCTGCCGGAAAACGCGATCATCGCCTATACGGACGGCGCGTCCTCACACAATCCCGGCCCGGCCGGACTAGGCGTGCTGCTCAAATACAAAGGGCATGCCAAGGAAATCAGCCAGTACATAGGAGAAACCACCAATAACGTGGCCGAACTCTCGGCCATCCTGGTCGCCCTCCAAAACATCAAGAAAAGAGAATTGCCAGTCAGGATCTTCACGGACAGCAAGTATTCTTTCGGCGTGCTTTTTCAAGGCTGGAAAGCCAAAGCCAACGTGGAGCTAATAGCCAAAATTCAAAATGAAATCAGCAAATTCAGGGATATTAAATGCTACTGGGTCAAGGGCCACGCCAACAATCCGTACAATGAAATCGCCGACAAGCTGGCCACCGACGCCATTAAAAACCACCAAAACGGGACTGATTAACTGCGGAACTGCAAAAAAATACTGCCTCCGGCGGCAAACTTTTAAAAAAGTTTGATCAAAACTTAAATAGGGCGCTTCGCGCGAAGACTATTTATATAAGTCTTTAATTTCCTTTTCGAAATTTTTCATAACCACGTTGCGTTTGATTTTCAGCGTGGGGGTGACTTCGCCGGTTAGCTCGGTCAGCCTGCGTTTGGAAATGGTGTATTTTTTGATGGTTTCGTATTCTTCGAGCTGAAAATTAGCCAGTTTGATTTCCTCGTCGACCATTTCCTTGAGCTTGGCGTTCCTGATGAAATCCTCGCCGACTTTTACGCAGACCGGGGCGGCGCCCAGGTCGGCGAAAGCCAGGGCGTCCTTGTCATACTCAATGCCGTTGGCGTTAAAATACTCTATGAAGGCGTCAAAATCGGGAATGACGATGGCTGCCACATATTTGCGGTTATCGCCCACGGGAACCACGGTGTCGATGTATCGGGACAGGGAAAAACAGCTTTCGATTTTGGCGGAAGGCACGTTTTTGCCGGTGTCCAGAACCATGAGGCCTTTTTTCCGGTCCACGATTTTCAGGTATCCGTCGGCCTGTTCCTCCACGATGTCGCCGGTGTGGTAAAATCCGTCTTCGGTGAAAGCCTCTTTGGTGGCCTCGGGGTTATTCCAATATTCCAGCATGTTATTGGGACCTTTGACCAGCCATTCCCCGTCCGGGGCGATGCGGCCTTCCACGCCCGGCGCCAGGCAGCCCACGCTGCCGGGCAGGACCTTGTTGGGGCGGTTCAGGTTGACCGTGTTGCAGGTTTCGGTGGCGCCGTATCCCTCGTAAATCCGGATGCCCATGGCCATGAATACCTTGCAGAGGTCGGCCGGCAAGGCGCCGGCCGCGGAAAAGGCGAAGCGGAACCGTCCTCCCAGCTTCTCCCGCACTTTGGAAAACAGGATTTTATCCACCAACTGATATTGCATGCGCAGCAAAGGGCCTATGCCTGAGGTCAGGTCGGCCTCTTCGGACATGTCCACGAATCCGTTTTCGTCCGACCGGGCGTCCACCACCTTTTTCCCGACTTTCAGGGCGTAGTTGAAAATGGCTTTTTTCAG
Proteins encoded in this region:
- a CDS encoding helix-turn-helix domain-containing protein, whose protein sequence is MSYILEKTNGKISGQGGAAEILGMKRASLYNRMKKLGMR
- a CDS encoding exo-beta-N-acetylmuramidase NamZ family protein translates to MLVNTGLDNLLESPPDWIKGKRLGLLLNPASVDRGLTGAQVVIDRRFPGQLTALFSPQHGFHAAKQDNMIESDHMKDPDLGVPIYSLYSETRIPTEEMFDGIDVLLIDIQDVGTRVYTFMYSMSYCMEVAKKTNKTTCIMDRPNPIGGEAVEGNILRGNCTSFVGRYPIPMRHGLTMAELARLFNDEFGIGCDLQVIPMTGWKRSMYYEETTLSWIPPSPNLPIVDSAVVYPGQVILEGTNVSEGRGTTRPFEVFGAPYIDPKEVMEVLRPKGVPGAILRPMAFEPLFNKWAGELCRGFQIHVTDRRTFQPYLTSLRLISALIKLYPDDFKWKQPPYEYEYERLPMDLILGDKEIREALENGASPFELEEAWQDELDAFIKTASKYHLY
- a CDS encoding ribonuclease HI, whose product is MAETDGKWVRMALKNSKVWAESDGKGNFVVNNGKVKIKYKLDQEQEYTARVDNLAPVETLINKPKTAPKASASKKIPKYVAEETPDLPENAIIAYTDGASSHNPGPAGLGVLLKYKGHAKEISQYIGETTNNVAELSAILVALQNIKKRELPVRIFTDSKYSFGVLFQGWKAKANVELIAKIQNEISKFRDIKCYWVKGHANNPYNEIADKLATDAIKNHQNGTD
- a CDS encoding AMP-dependent synthetase/ligase, which gives rise to MENISQDKWYITTQTFPELLHRNVTQFGERRAQWWKTESGTHQTLTYFQLGRIIEEASCGLIEIGVEKGDRVALMAHTCPEWMQADYSILCAGAMTVCVYPTLSKDELTYIIRDSGAKVLYVQDGLNLAKALEAWADMPSLEKVIVLQGEVGGDDPRILDFNALCSLGSNLRAKEPKAFSNRWKSVALDDPMTIVYTSGTTGKPKGAVHTHASINAACRRDMEPIGFMKPDDVMLSFLPLSHTYERECGHGVAMHGAITLAYSSPKTMVEDLQVFKPTMFMSVPRIYERIFMALSAAASESFLKKAIFNYALKVGKKVVDARSDENGFVDMSEEADLTSGIGPLLRMQYQLVDKILFSKVREKLGGRFRFAFSAAGALPADLCKVFMAMGIRIYEGYGATETCNTVNLNRPNKVLPGSVGCLAPGVEGRIAPDGEWLVKGPNNMLEYWNNPEATKEAFTEDGFYHTGDIVEEQADGYLKIVDRKKGLMVLDTGKNVPSAKIESCFSLSRYIDTVVPVGDNRKYVAAIVIPDFDAFIEYFNANGIEYDKDALAFADLGAAPVCVKVGEDFIRNAKLKEMVDEEIKLANFQLEEYETIKKYTISKRRLTELTGEVTPTLKIKRNVVMKNFEKEIKDLYK